From Phenylobacterium montanum, the proteins below share one genomic window:
- a CDS encoding NAD(P)-binding protein translates to MGGGRERDKALGMDRPIDRRDFLNGVAVAVGALGTGALAGGPALAQAGIAWPQDQLGYYPPNLTGLRGSHPGSFEPAHALRDGAFWQGQGAPQDTTERYDLVIVGGGISGLSAAWFYRQARPSARILILDNHDDFGGHAKRNEYRLDGKLHLMNGGTLEIDSPRPYSPVADGLLKSLGVEPEALAKACDRPQVYESLGLKRAIFFDKETFGEDRLVAGDPSEDDESASAETWRAFLARCPLSPTAQSEILRIETAETDYLPGLSSDEKKARLSRLSYRDFLLAIVKADPSVIPFYQARTNDEQGVGIDALSALDCWAFGLAGFQGLGLKPGSAPHMGFTPAGYADGGSYKFHFPDGNASIARLLARKLVPAALPGQDAQDIVTARCDYAQLDKPDNPVRIRLSSIVVRARNVGEPATSTGVELAYVRGGKLYSVRAGACVMASWNMMIPYICPELPETQKAALHELVKTPLIYTTVALRNWTAFHKLGFRRAYAPGAYYCSVGLNAAVDIGAYKAERSPERPILVHLTRTPCVPGLPEMDQNRAGRAEILGTSFETFERNTRDQLARVLRPAGFDPARDILGITVNRWPHGYAPEFNPLFDEDLPTERQPNVIGRARFGRIVIANSDSGRGAYTDIAIDQAHRAVGELLAL, encoded by the coding sequence ATGGGCGGCGGCCGGGAGCGAGACAAGGCGCTGGGCATGGACCGCCCTATCGACCGCCGCGATTTCCTGAACGGGGTCGCGGTCGCGGTCGGCGCGCTCGGGACCGGCGCCCTCGCCGGCGGCCCGGCCTTGGCCCAGGCCGGGATAGCCTGGCCACAGGACCAACTGGGCTACTACCCGCCGAACCTGACCGGCCTGCGCGGCAGCCATCCAGGCAGCTTCGAGCCCGCCCACGCCCTGCGCGACGGCGCCTTCTGGCAGGGCCAGGGCGCGCCGCAGGACACTACCGAACGCTATGACCTGGTCATCGTCGGCGGCGGCATCAGCGGACTTTCGGCCGCCTGGTTCTATCGCCAGGCCAGGCCGTCGGCGCGCATCCTGATCCTGGACAATCACGACGACTTCGGCGGCCACGCCAAGCGCAATGAATACCGCCTGGACGGCAAGCTGCACCTGATGAACGGCGGCACGCTGGAGATCGACAGCCCCCGCCCCTACAGCCCGGTCGCCGACGGCCTGCTGAAATCCCTCGGCGTCGAGCCCGAGGCTCTGGCCAAGGCCTGCGACCGGCCGCAAGTCTATGAAAGCCTGGGCCTGAAGCGGGCGATTTTCTTCGACAAGGAGACCTTCGGCGAGGACCGGCTGGTGGCCGGCGACCCCAGCGAGGACGACGAGTCGGCCAGCGCCGAGACCTGGCGCGCCTTCCTGGCCCGCTGCCCGCTGTCGCCGACCGCGCAGAGCGAGATCCTGCGCATCGAGACGGCCGAGACCGACTACCTGCCGGGCCTGTCGTCGGACGAGAAGAAGGCTCGGCTGTCGCGCCTCAGCTACCGCGACTTCCTGCTGGCCATCGTCAAGGCCGATCCCAGCGTCATTCCGTTCTATCAGGCCCGCACCAATGACGAGCAGGGCGTGGGTATCGACGCCCTGTCGGCGCTGGACTGCTGGGCCTTCGGCCTGGCGGGGTTCCAGGGCCTGGGGCTGAAGCCAGGCTCGGCGCCGCACATGGGCTTCACGCCGGCCGGCTATGCCGACGGCGGCTCCTACAAGTTCCACTTCCCGGACGGCAACGCCAGCATCGCCAGGCTGCTGGCGCGCAAGCTGGTCCCCGCCGCCCTGCCCGGCCAGGACGCCCAGGACATTGTCACCGCCAGGTGCGACTACGCCCAGCTCGACAAGCCGGACAATCCGGTGCGCATCCGCCTCTCCAGCATCGTGGTTCGGGCCCGCAATGTCGGTGAACCGGCCACGTCCACCGGAGTCGAGCTGGCCTATGTCCGGGGCGGCAAGCTCTACAGCGTGCGCGCCGGGGCCTGCGTCATGGCTTCGTGGAACATGATGATCCCCTATATCTGCCCGGAACTTCCCGAGACGCAGAAGGCGGCGCTGCACGAGCTGGTCAAGACGCCGCTGATCTACACCACCGTGGCGCTGCGCAACTGGACCGCTTTCCACAAGCTCGGCTTTCGCCGCGCCTACGCCCCCGGGGCCTACTACTGCTCGGTGGGCCTGAATGCGGCGGTCGACATCGGCGCGTACAAGGCCGAGCGCTCGCCCGAGCGGCCGATCCTGGTCCACCTGACGCGCACCCCCTGCGTCCCCGGCCTGCCGGAAATGGACCAGAACCGCGCCGGGCGGGCCGAGATCCTGGGGACCTCGTTCGAGACCTTCGAGCGCAATACCCGCGACCAGCTGGCGCGCGTCCTGAGGCCGGCTGGATTCGATCCGGCGCGCGACATCCTGGGAATCACGGTCAACCGCTGGCCGCACGGTTATGCGCCCGAATTCAACCCGCTGTTCGATGAGGACCTGCCCACCGAACGGCAGCCCAATGTGATCGGCCGCGCCCGTTTCGGCCGCATCGTCATCGCCAATTCCGACTCCGGACGCGGCGCCTATACCGACATCGCCATCGACCAGGCCCACCGGGCGGTCGGCGAGCTTCTGGCCCTTTGA
- a CDS encoding GntR family transcriptional regulator, with the protein MANASTGKSKAQSVAEVEDLEPAVEPVLHASIYDDLRRRMITGKIVPGVGLSTRGLALELGVSQMPVRDALSRLAAEGAVAIRSKRKIEVPPMNPERFTDLLDCRLLLEPEAAVQALPHITPAKMKQLREIDAALDTAMENGDVIGYMEKNFEFHFALYRANNRPTLNRLIETLWLQFGPFMRVVYGRYGTANLVDQHRVALDAIEAGDADSLRRAIAGDIADGMGLIGRTSWS; encoded by the coding sequence ATGGCGAACGCCTCGACGGGGAAGAGCAAGGCGCAATCGGTCGCCGAGGTCGAGGACTTGGAGCCGGCAGTCGAGCCGGTGCTGCACGCCAGCATCTACGACGACCTTCGCCGGCGCATGATCACAGGCAAGATCGTCCCGGGCGTCGGCCTCTCGACCCGCGGCCTGGCGCTCGAGCTGGGCGTCAGCCAGATGCCGGTCCGCGACGCGCTGAGCCGCCTGGCGGCGGAAGGGGCGGTGGCGATCCGCTCCAAGCGCAAGATCGAAGTGCCGCCGATGAACCCAGAGCGGTTCACGGACCTGCTGGACTGCCGCCTGCTGCTGGAGCCGGAGGCCGCGGTCCAGGCCCTGCCGCACATCACGCCGGCCAAGATGAAGCAGCTGCGCGAGATCGACGCCGCCTTGGACACCGCCATGGAGAATGGCGACGTCATCGGCTACATGGAGAAGAACTTCGAGTTCCACTTCGCCCTGTACCGCGCCAACAACCGGCCGACCCTGAATCGGCTGATCGAGACGCTGTGGCTGCAGTTCGGCCCGTTCATGCGGGTGGTCTATGGCCGCTATGGCACCGCCAACCTGGTCGACCAGCACCGGGTGGCGCTGGACGCCATCGAGGCCGGCGACGCCGATAGCCTGCGCCGCGCCATCGCCGGCGACATCGCCGACGGCATGGGCCTGATCGGGCGGACGAGCTGGAGTTAG
- a CDS encoding NAD(P)/FAD-dependent oxidoreductase → MGFNQSLNMDRSYYVATAHDAPSHPQLTGETEADLVVVGGGATGLSAALHAAEAGLSVVLLEGGRIGWGASGRNGGQMIPGLRKGALELIQAYGRERAQALFHTALEARDLVGDLIRKHAIDCDLVEAGHLLGAVKAGDIGHLEDEVRCLAEVMGYRDAEFLTADQARAHVDTPYAAGLLDRRGGHFHTLNFTLGLARAATSAGVRIFERSVATSLKQDGKVRIGTAQGGVTARHAILAGDALLTGLMGRVNSRIMPVANYVVATEPLAEIETLIPTNVAVSDTRFVVNYYRRTADGRILFGGGERYTPDPPRDMAAFTRPHLEGTFPQLKGVKIDYAWGGLVSVTTSRLPHVGRQGEVLFAHGYSGMGAILSTLGGKLMVEAIGGNASRFDLFAGVEPMAFPGGMALRGPLHVLGMLWYALRDRL, encoded by the coding sequence ATGGGCTTCAACCAGTCCCTGAACATGGACCGGTCGTACTATGTGGCGACCGCCCACGACGCCCCAAGCCACCCGCAGCTGACGGGCGAGACCGAGGCCGATCTGGTGGTGGTCGGCGGCGGGGCCACGGGCCTGTCGGCCGCCCTGCATGCGGCCGAGGCCGGGCTTAGCGTTGTGCTGCTGGAAGGCGGCCGAATCGGCTGGGGCGCCTCGGGCCGCAACGGCGGCCAGATGATCCCCGGGCTGCGCAAGGGCGCGCTGGAACTGATTCAGGCCTACGGCCGCGAGCGGGCCCAGGCCCTGTTCCACACCGCCCTGGAAGCCCGCGATCTGGTGGGCGATTTGATCCGCAAGCACGCGATCGACTGCGATCTGGTCGAGGCCGGGCATCTCCTGGGCGCGGTCAAGGCCGGCGACATCGGCCATCTCGAGGACGAGGTGCGCTGCCTGGCCGAGGTGATGGGCTATCGCGACGCCGAATTCCTGACCGCCGACCAGGCCCGCGCCCACGTCGACACCCCCTATGCCGCAGGCCTGCTGGACAGGCGCGGCGGCCATTTCCACACCCTGAACTTCACCCTCGGCCTAGCGCGGGCGGCCACGAGCGCCGGCGTGCGCATCTTCGAGCGATCGGTGGCGACGAGCCTGAAGCAGGACGGCAAGGTGCGGATCGGCACGGCCCAGGGCGGTGTCACCGCCCGGCACGCCATCCTGGCCGGCGACGCCCTCCTGACCGGCCTGATGGGTCGGGTGAACAGCCGCATCATGCCGGTGGCCAACTATGTGGTGGCGACCGAGCCACTGGCCGAGATCGAGACGCTGATCCCGACCAATGTGGCCGTGTCCGACACCCGCTTCGTGGTCAACTACTACCGGCGCACCGCCGACGGCCGGATCCTGTTCGGCGGCGGCGAGCGCTACACCCCCGATCCGCCGCGAGACATGGCCGCCTTCACCCGTCCGCACCTGGAGGGGACCTTCCCCCAGCTGAAAGGCGTCAAGATCGACTACGCCTGGGGCGGGCTGGTTTCGGTCACCACCAGCCGTCTGCCGCATGTCGGCCGCCAGGGCGAGGTGCTGTTCGCCCATGGCTATTCCGGCATGGGCGCCATCCTCTCGACTCTGGGCGGCAAGCTGATGGTCGAGGCGATCGGCGGCAACGCCAGCCGCTTCGACCTCTTCGCCGGGGTCGAGCCCATGGCTTTCCCGGGCGGCATGGCCCTGCGCGGGCCGCTGCACGTGCTGGGCATGCTCTGGTACGCCCTGCGAGACCGGCTGTGA
- a CDS encoding (2Fe-2S)-binding protein, which produces MTKVIVNGETRVFEGEADMPLLWWLRDELGLMGTKFGCGESLCGACTVHLEGAAVRACQTPVSAADGLHVTTIEGLSAKGDHPLQIAWQDLGVPQCGFCQAGQIMQAAALLKDVPHPTDADIDGTMAGNICRCGTYPRIRAAIKQAAGVKA; this is translated from the coding sequence ATGACCAAGGTGATCGTGAACGGAGAGACGCGGGTCTTCGAAGGCGAAGCCGACATGCCTCTGCTCTGGTGGCTGCGTGACGAACTCGGCCTGATGGGGACCAAATTCGGCTGCGGCGAGTCGCTCTGCGGGGCCTGTACGGTGCATCTGGAGGGGGCTGCGGTCAGGGCCTGCCAGACCCCGGTGAGCGCCGCCGACGGGCTTCACGTCACCACGATCGAGGGGCTGTCGGCCAAGGGCGATCACCCCTTGCAGATCGCCTGGCAGGATCTGGGCGTGCCGCAGTGCGGCTTCTGCCAGGCCGGCCAGATCATGCAGGCGGCGGCGCTCTTGAAGGACGTGCCGCATCCGACCGATGCGGACATCGACGGGACCATGGCCGGCAATATCTGCCGTTGCGGGACCTATCCGCGCATCCGAGCGGCGATCAAGCAGGCGGCGGGGGTCAAGGCATGA
- a CDS encoding c-type cytochrome produces the protein MLRRTTLAILAIAFALPAVAQAAGDPAKGATLFKQRCGMCHVNTAGATPTAAPNLFGVVGRKAASTSFNYSDALKASGLTWTPANIDSFITAPNKKVPGTRMVISVPAAPDRADLIAYLQTLKK, from the coding sequence GTGCTTCGCCGAACCACCCTCGCCATCCTGGCCATAGCCTTCGCCCTGCCGGCAGTGGCCCAGGCCGCCGGCGATCCCGCCAAGGGCGCGACCCTGTTCAAGCAGCGCTGCGGCATGTGCCATGTGAACACGGCTGGGGCTACGCCGACAGCCGCCCCCAACCTGTTCGGGGTGGTGGGGCGCAAGGCGGCCTCGACCAGCTTCAACTATTCGGACGCCCTGAAAGCCTCGGGCCTGACCTGGACTCCGGCCAATATCGACAGTTTCATCACCGCTCCGAACAAGAAGGTGCCCGGCACGCGCATGGTGATCAGCGTGCCGGCGGCCCCGGACCGGGCCGACCTGATCGCCTATCTCCAGACGCTGAAGAAATAG
- a CDS encoding xanthine dehydrogenase family protein molybdopterin-binding subunit, with protein sequence MNKLVSSRALPDLENLSRRGVLMGLGGGLVLAVGLKGRAFADDPPKYGADGDDNGWRDDPRLFIAIGEDGQVTLTTHRQEMGQGIKTSLALVLADELEADFARVKVVQADGDEAKYGNQDTDGSRSMRHYFGPMRRAGAAARTMLEQAAATKWGVPAIEVRAENHAVVHSPTGRRLGYGELAKAAAQYPIPARESLKLKSPAAFRYVGKDVISGVDRADIVTGKAVYGGDVRPEGCVYAVVARPPVVGGTVASYDAAETMKVPGVLKVVTIAPPREGPPFQPLGGVAVVAKNTWAAIKGRKALKVTWNDGANATYESKAFRSELEASARKPGKVIRDVGDIDKGLAGAAKRVTAEYYLPHLAHASMETPTATVRARPGGGWEAWAPVQAPQVTREVVAFALGGKAEDITVHVTLLGGAFGRKSKPDFVVEAALLSKAMDGAPVKVTWTREDDIQHDYYHTVSLERLEAGLDAKGKVAAWRHRTCASTISSTFGPDPKQESDDELGMGATNLPLDIPVMRLENPQAASHARIGWFRSVSNVPHAFAVQSFIAELAHETGRDPKDFLLEVIGAPRKVDPKGLNDTFNYGEDPALYPIDTGRLRAVIERAAKEIGWGRTLPKGRGLGIAGHYSFVTYTACAMEVEVAPDGTLQVIRADVAVDCGAVVNPDRVRSQAEGSVIMGVSLAQGGEVSFKDGRAQQGNFDSFPVTRIDGAPKDIRVHILGGSFDQPLGGVGEPCLPPVAPALTNAIFAATGKRIRDLPIGPKIKV encoded by the coding sequence ATGAACAAGCTGGTCTCGTCCCGGGCACTGCCCGACCTGGAGAACCTGAGCCGCCGTGGCGTCCTGATGGGCCTTGGCGGCGGCCTGGTGCTGGCTGTGGGCCTGAAGGGGCGCGCCTTCGCCGACGATCCGCCGAAATACGGCGCCGACGGCGACGACAATGGTTGGCGCGACGATCCGCGGCTGTTCATCGCTATCGGCGAAGACGGCCAGGTCACCCTGACCACTCACCGCCAGGAGATGGGCCAGGGCATCAAGACCAGCCTCGCCCTGGTGCTGGCCGACGAACTGGAGGCCGACTTCGCCCGCGTGAAGGTGGTCCAGGCCGACGGCGACGAAGCGAAGTACGGCAACCAGGACACCGACGGCTCGCGCAGCATGCGCCACTATTTCGGCCCCATGCGCCGCGCCGGCGCCGCCGCGCGGACCATGCTTGAGCAGGCCGCCGCCACCAAATGGGGCGTGCCCGCGATCGAGGTCCGAGCCGAGAACCATGCCGTCGTCCACTCACCGACCGGCCGCCGCCTGGGCTATGGCGAACTGGCCAAGGCCGCGGCGCAGTATCCGATTCCTGCGCGCGAGAGCCTGAAGCTGAAGTCTCCGGCGGCCTTCCGCTATGTCGGCAAGGACGTGATCTCGGGCGTCGACCGGGCCGACATCGTCACCGGCAAGGCGGTCTATGGGGGCGATGTGCGCCCCGAGGGCTGCGTCTATGCCGTGGTCGCCCGTCCCCCCGTGGTCGGTGGGACCGTGGCCAGTTACGACGCCGCCGAGACCATGAAGGTGCCGGGCGTGCTGAAGGTGGTGACCATCGCCCCGCCGCGCGAGGGCCCGCCCTTCCAGCCGCTGGGCGGGGTAGCCGTGGTGGCGAAGAACACCTGGGCGGCGATCAAAGGCCGCAAGGCGCTGAAGGTCACCTGGAACGACGGCGCCAACGCCACCTATGAAAGCAAGGCCTTCCGCTCCGAACTCGAGGCCTCGGCCCGCAAGCCCGGCAAGGTGATCCGCGATGTCGGCGACATCGACAAGGGCCTAGCCGGCGCGGCCAAGCGGGTGACGGCGGAATACTACCTGCCGCACCTAGCCCATGCCTCGATGGAGACCCCCACCGCCACGGTCCGGGCCAGGCCGGGCGGCGGCTGGGAGGCCTGGGCCCCTGTGCAGGCGCCGCAGGTGACCCGCGAAGTGGTCGCCTTCGCCCTGGGAGGCAAGGCCGAGGACATCACGGTCCACGTCACCCTCCTGGGCGGCGCCTTCGGCCGCAAGTCCAAGCCCGACTTCGTGGTCGAGGCGGCGCTGCTGTCCAAGGCCATGGATGGCGCGCCGGTCAAGGTGACCTGGACCCGCGAGGACGACATCCAGCACGACTACTACCACACGGTCTCGTTGGAGCGCCTCGAGGCCGGGCTGGACGCCAAGGGCAAGGTCGCCGCCTGGCGGCACCGCACCTGCGCCTCGACCATCAGCTCGACCTTCGGCCCCGACCCCAAGCAAGAGTCCGACGACGAACTCGGCATGGGCGCGACCAACCTGCCGCTGGATATTCCGGTGATGCGGCTGGAGAACCCGCAAGCAGCCTCACACGCTCGGATCGGCTGGTTCCGCTCGGTCTCCAACGTCCCGCACGCCTTCGCCGTGCAGTCCTTCATCGCCGAGTTGGCGCACGAAACCGGCCGGGACCCGAAGGACTTCCTGCTGGAGGTGATCGGCGCGCCGCGCAAGGTCGACCCCAAGGGCCTGAACGACACCTTCAACTATGGCGAAGACCCCGCCCTCTATCCGATCGACACCGGGCGGCTGCGCGCCGTGATCGAGCGGGCGGCCAAGGAGATCGGCTGGGGCCGGACCCTGCCCAAGGGCCGCGGCCTGGGCATCGCCGGTCACTACAGCTTCGTCACCTACACGGCCTGCGCCATGGAGGTCGAGGTGGCGCCGGACGGGACGCTGCAGGTGATCCGGGCAGACGTGGCCGTGGATTGCGGCGCGGTGGTCAATCCCGACCGGGTTCGCTCCCAGGCCGAGGGCTCGGTGATCATGGGCGTCAGCCTGGCCCAGGGCGGCGAGGTCAGCTTCAAGGACGGCCGCGCCCAGCAGGGCAATTTCGACAGCTTCCCGGTGACGCGTATCGACGGCGCGCCCAAGGATATCCGCGTGCATATCCTGGGCGGCTCGTTCGATCAGCCGCTGGGAGGCGTCGGCGAGCCCTGCCTGCCGCCTGTGGCGCCGGCCCTGACCAACGCCATCTTCGCCGCGACCGGCAAGCGCATCCGCGACCTGCCGATCGGACCGAAGATCAAGGTGTGA
- a CDS encoding glutamine synthetase family protein: MSELKKWIEQRGISEVECLIPDMNGVLRGKVLPAAKLVQAETDASLRLPSSVFAVTVTGEYADTDDEDEAYSDPDMVLHPNADTLRVAPGFKTPTAYVFADAHHSDGSPWASSPRQVLQQVMKLYAERGWKPIVAPELEFYLTALNPDPDLPLTPPTGRSGRAETSPQPYGLEAITEYEDLIETIYEYSEAAQLDVDTMIHESGTAQLEVNFLHGEPVRLSDQVLVFKRIVRQVALKHGVYATFMAKPMENQPGSAMHLHISMNSTASGVNLFADDAGADSQMFRHFVGGLQKYLPEISPLFAPNVNSFRRMRPSHSAPINVQWGYDNRSCGLRVPISDRENRRIENRLPGADANPYLAIAAALIAGYLGMEQQIEPSAQATGNAYHYARTLPKTLEEALERFNACEPVKELLGQYFFRAFTTIKQAELEAFQGVISSWERDHLLLKV, encoded by the coding sequence ATGTCCGAGTTGAAGAAGTGGATCGAGCAGCGGGGGATCAGCGAAGTCGAATGCCTGATTCCCGACATGAACGGGGTGCTGCGCGGCAAGGTGCTGCCGGCCGCCAAGCTGGTGCAGGCTGAGACCGACGCCTCGCTGCGCCTGCCCTCCAGCGTGTTCGCCGTCACCGTGACCGGCGAATATGCCGACACCGACGATGAGGACGAGGCCTATTCCGACCCGGACATGGTCCTGCACCCGAATGCAGACACCCTGCGCGTAGCCCCGGGCTTCAAGACCCCGACGGCCTACGTGTTCGCCGACGCGCATCACAGCGACGGCTCGCCCTGGGCCTCTTCGCCTCGTCAGGTGCTGCAGCAGGTGATGAAGCTCTATGCCGAGCGGGGGTGGAAGCCGATCGTGGCGCCGGAGCTGGAATTCTACCTCACCGCCCTCAATCCCGATCCCGACCTGCCCCTGACCCCGCCCACCGGCCGTTCGGGTCGGGCCGAGACCTCGCCGCAGCCCTATGGCCTGGAAGCCATCACCGAGTACGAGGACCTGATCGAGACCATCTACGAATATTCCGAGGCCGCCCAGCTCGACGTGGACACCATGATCCACGAGAGCGGCACCGCCCAGCTGGAGGTCAATTTCCTGCACGGCGAGCCGGTGCGCCTGTCCGACCAGGTCCTGGTGTTCAAGCGCATTGTGCGCCAGGTGGCCCTCAAGCACGGCGTCTACGCGACCTTCATGGCCAAGCCGATGGAGAACCAGCCCGGCAGCGCCATGCACCTGCACATCTCGATGAACAGCACCGCCAGCGGCGTGAACCTGTTCGCCGACGACGCCGGCGCCGACAGCCAGATGTTCCGCCACTTCGTCGGCGGGCTGCAGAAATACCTGCCCGAGATCTCGCCCCTGTTCGCGCCCAATGTGAACTCGTTCCGCCGCATGCGGCCCAGCCACTCGGCGCCGATCAACGTGCAGTGGGGCTATGACAACCGCTCTTGCGGCCTGCGCGTGCCGATCTCGGACCGGGAGAACCGGCGGATCGAAAACCGCCTGCCGGGCGCGGACGCCAATCCCTACCTGGCCATCGCCGCGGCCCTGATCGCCGGCTATCTGGGCATGGAGCAACAGATCGAGCCCAGCGCCCAGGCGACCGGCAACGCCTACCACTACGCCCGCACCCTGCCCAAGACGCTGGAAGAGGCGCTGGAGCGGTTCAACGCCTGCGAGCCGGTCAAGGAACTGCTTGGCCAGTACTTCTTCCGCGCGTTCACCACCATCAAGCAGGCCGAGCTGGAGGCGTTCCAGGGCGTGATCAGTTCGTGGGAACGCGACCACCTGCTGCTCAAGGTCTGA
- a CDS encoding amidohydrolase — protein MLPLRCTTALAALLLAGAASAAPADLIVKNGRIHTVDPARPEAQALAVSGGKIVYVGDEAGAAAFAGPKTQIEDLHGRRVLPGLVDAHIHPLDTVQFDTCDLKSQAMSLAELSAFVKDCVSRYHIAPGQWLNVEQWNFSNGNQPDPAHPTLRAALDQAAGDRPIQLKGNDGHHGGFNSAALALARNAKGQTVGFSKATLAGDFAAYGKLIGVDAAGEPNGGVNEDARSAMGLADVAVGNVQAVIAEPEKVMQVLNGDGITAVQDAMVTPSMYAFYDKLQARGTLTVRATLAQYYDPDAHRLADGRVDYDGLVAEALKVKAKYSANPLIRADAVKLFADGVLEGDPNAVPPTAPESPSLKPYLQPIFGKDAKGEMTVKGYVDLDSPACHAVQAAPQRYDDASAASDFLKANGFHPAQCFATSGKLQHDPEVIAEYLKRMHLAGFTLHVHAIGDRAIKTTIDAIEAARAADGNASRPDTIAHLQLPAPEDIARIGKDHLFVAFTYAWAYTDPEYDLSVIPFVDRVKDGSYAALHDPANDYERDAYPVRSIKAAGGVLAAGSDAPVDTRDPRPFINMQMAVTRAQPGLPALNPKESITLPEAIEAYTLGGARALGRQDEFGSLSLGKSADFIVLDQDILGVPIDKVGQTKVLQTWFMGRKVFERPATTQ, from the coding sequence ATGCTGCCTCTTCGCTGCACGACCGCCCTCGCCGCCCTACTCCTGGCCGGCGCCGCTTCGGCCGCCCCGGCCGACCTGATCGTCAAGAACGGCCGAATCCATACGGTCGATCCGGCTCGGCCGGAGGCCCAGGCCCTGGCGGTCAGCGGCGGCAAGATCGTCTATGTCGGCGACGAGGCCGGGGCGGCGGCTTTCGCCGGCCCCAAGACGCAGATCGAGGACCTGCACGGCCGGCGGGTGCTGCCAGGGTTGGTCGACGCCCATATCCATCCCTTGGACACCGTGCAGTTCGACACCTGCGACCTGAAAAGCCAGGCGATGAGCCTGGCCGAGCTCTCCGCCTTCGTGAAGGACTGCGTCAGCCGCTACCACATCGCTCCGGGGCAATGGCTGAACGTCGAGCAGTGGAACTTTTCCAACGGCAACCAGCCGGACCCGGCCCACCCTACCCTGCGCGCGGCCCTGGACCAGGCGGCGGGCGACCGGCCGATCCAGCTGAAGGGCAACGACGGGCATCACGGCGGCTTCAACAGCGCGGCCCTGGCCCTGGCGCGTAACGCCAAAGGCCAGACCGTGGGCTTCAGCAAGGCGACTCTGGCCGGGGACTTCGCCGCCTATGGCAAGCTGATCGGGGTCGACGCCGCCGGCGAGCCCAATGGCGGCGTTAACGAGGATGCTCGCTCGGCCATGGGCCTGGCCGACGTGGCGGTCGGCAATGTCCAGGCCGTGATCGCCGAACCGGAAAAGGTGATGCAGGTCCTGAACGGCGACGGCATCACTGCTGTCCAGGACGCCATGGTCACCCCCAGCATGTACGCCTTCTACGACAAGCTGCAGGCGCGGGGGACGCTGACCGTGCGCGCAACCCTGGCGCAATACTATGACCCCGACGCCCACCGGCTGGCCGACGGCCGCGTCGACTATGACGGTCTGGTGGCCGAGGCGCTGAAGGTGAAGGCGAAATATTCCGCCAACCCCTTGATCCGCGCCGACGCGGTCAAGCTGTTCGCCGACGGCGTGCTGGAGGGCGATCCCAATGCCGTGCCCCCGACCGCGCCAGAATCCCCGTCTCTGAAGCCCTATCTGCAGCCGATTTTCGGCAAGGACGCCAAGGGCGAGATGACCGTGAAGGGCTATGTCGACCTGGACAGCCCCGCCTGCCATGCGGTTCAGGCCGCGCCACAGCGTTATGACGACGCCTCTGCGGCCAGCGACTTCCTCAAGGCCAACGGCTTCCACCCGGCCCAATGCTTCGCGACCAGCGGAAAGCTGCAACACGATCCCGAGGTGATCGCCGAATACCTGAAGCGGATGCACCTGGCCGGCTTCACCCTGCACGTCCACGCCATTGGCGACCGGGCGATCAAAACGACCATCGACGCCATCGAGGCCGCGCGCGCCGCTGACGGGAACGCCAGCCGGCCCGACACCATCGCTCACCTGCAACTGCCCGCGCCCGAGGATATCGCCCGCATCGGCAAGGACCACCTGTTCGTGGCCTTCACCTATGCCTGGGCCTATACCGACCCGGAATACGACCTCTCGGTGATCCCGTTCGTCGACCGGGTCAAAGACGGCTCCTACGCCGCCCTGCACGACCCGGCGAACGACTACGAGCGTGATGCCTATCCCGTTCGGTCGATCAAGGCGGCGGGCGGGGTCCTGGCGGCAGGCTCGGACGCCCCGGTCGACACCCGGGATCCACGCCCCTTCATAAACATGCAGATGGCTGTGACCCGGGCGCAGCCCGGCCTGCCGGCCCTGAACCCCAAGGAGTCCATCACCCTGCCCGAGGCGATCGAAGCCTATACCCTGGGCGGCGCCCGCGCCTTGGGCCGTCAAGATGAGTTCGGTTCGCTCAGCCTCGGCAAGTCGGCCGACTTCATCGTGCTCGACCAGGACATTCTCGGCGTCCCGATCGACAAGGTCGGCCAGACCAAGGTGCTGCAGACCTGGTTCATGGGGCGCAAGGTGTTCGAACGTCCCGCCACCACGCAATAA